The following proteins come from a genomic window of Natrinema saccharevitans:
- the grpE gene encoding nucleotide exchange factor GrpE, producing the protein MSEDEGTERFAQGVPSEEESDDGETTAADPDVSTDGESEPASDDEESDVEPAATDDADQTPTDADGDGAEAESTPEADETSAPETSEDIQRVLDRITEYDDELARKVNSIVEEARNLNGTVKHQRDELEDLEERIESQAETIGELQDELEARDERLAEYEEEVEDLKSRLKRKQADFQNYKKRAKKRQQQIKDRATEDLVERLITVRDNLKRALEEDSDDVESLQEGVEMTLKEFDRVLEDENVAEIDPEPGTETDPQRHEVMMQVDSDQPEGTVADVYTPGYEMGDKVIQNAQVTVSNGESADDESSSDDTVAGSDGDADGDESGTDEGPAESDDGTTEDGEDDAEAIELGGEVAGDATDEE; encoded by the coding sequence ATGAGCGAAGACGAGGGCACGGAGCGGTTCGCCCAGGGTGTCCCGTCCGAGGAGGAATCCGACGACGGCGAGACGACCGCGGCGGATCCCGACGTCTCGACGGATGGGGAATCGGAGCCGGCTTCCGACGACGAGGAGTCGGACGTGGAACCCGCGGCAACCGACGATGCGGATCAGACGCCGACCGACGCCGATGGGGACGGTGCCGAGGCCGAGTCGACTCCCGAGGCGGACGAGACCAGCGCACCCGAAACTAGCGAGGACATCCAGCGCGTCCTCGATCGGATTACCGAGTACGACGACGAACTCGCACGGAAGGTCAACTCGATCGTCGAGGAGGCCCGCAACCTGAACGGCACCGTCAAACACCAGCGCGACGAACTCGAGGATCTCGAGGAACGCATCGAGTCCCAGGCCGAGACCATCGGCGAACTGCAGGACGAACTCGAGGCCCGGGACGAGCGACTCGCGGAGTACGAGGAGGAAGTCGAGGACTTGAAGAGCCGGCTCAAGCGCAAACAGGCCGACTTCCAGAACTACAAGAAACGCGCCAAGAAGCGCCAACAGCAGATCAAAGACCGCGCCACGGAGGATCTCGTCGAGCGGCTCATCACCGTCCGGGACAACCTCAAACGCGCCCTCGAGGAGGACAGCGACGACGTCGAGAGCCTGCAAGAGGGCGTCGAGATGACGCTCAAGGAGTTCGACCGGGTCCTCGAGGACGAGAACGTCGCCGAGATCGACCCCGAGCCCGGTACCGAGACCGATCCCCAGCGCCACGAGGTCATGATGCAGGTCGACAGCGACCAGCCCGAGGGGACGGTCGCCGACGTCTACACGCCCGGCTACGAGATGGGCGACAAGGTCATCCAGAACGCGCAGGTGACGGTCTCGAACGGGGAGTCCGCCGACGACGAGTCCTCGAGCGACGACACGGTCGCCGGTTCGGACGGCGACGCCGACGGCGACGAGTCCGGGACCGACGAGGGGCCGGCCGAGTCAGACGACGGGACGACCGAGGACGGCGAAGACGACGCAGAGGCGATCGAACTCGGCGGCGAAGTCGCCGGCGACGCGACCGACGAGGAGTAA
- a CDS encoding MFS transporter — MATSTQLRRTLWVVVAAATLTVMAGAILGPIVPQIRDELGVSGSAAGLIITTHGGVIVLASPLVGSLVDRVGPRRPLVGGLLVYGLGGGAGLLVSSFRPLLASRVVLGLGTAAVYTSVTVLIYDLYEGQAMERALGYRSSANSAGAAVWPLVGGAVGTLAWNAPFGIYLVAVPLGLLAAATVPELAASSDDPETAANGSGRDGETGTGTGDVLAVFRDRPALPLVYLLYFGANALLYVIVVYYPQLLSGIGVTSSLRISLYLAANGAAGGVSAIAYDRLLGYADRSTLVLAALGLWAGGLATATVVETAAGAALPVVLFGLGIGLVFPSTFAWVEALAPPDRQGQFSSYIASFGYTGQFLSPVLFGTLAPLAGVEGVFAAAAATAGIAAVGLGASRFRGAAS, encoded by the coding sequence GTGGCAACGTCGACGCAACTCCGACGGACGCTCTGGGTCGTGGTGGCCGCGGCGACGCTGACGGTCATGGCCGGGGCGATCCTCGGCCCGATCGTCCCCCAGATACGGGACGAACTCGGGGTGTCGGGGTCCGCGGCCGGCCTGATCATCACCACTCACGGCGGCGTGATCGTCCTCGCGAGCCCCCTCGTGGGATCGCTCGTCGACCGGGTCGGGCCGCGTCGCCCCCTCGTGGGCGGCCTGCTCGTCTACGGCCTCGGCGGCGGCGCGGGACTGCTCGTCAGTTCCTTCCGCCCGTTGCTTGCCTCCCGCGTCGTCCTCGGACTCGGGACCGCCGCGGTGTACACGTCGGTGACCGTCCTCATCTACGATCTCTACGAGGGACAAGCGATGGAGCGCGCGCTGGGGTATCGAAGCAGCGCGAACAGCGCCGGCGCGGCGGTCTGGCCGCTCGTCGGCGGCGCGGTCGGGACCCTCGCGTGGAACGCCCCCTTCGGGATCTATCTCGTCGCCGTGCCGCTCGGCCTGCTGGCCGCGGCGACGGTTCCCGAGCTAGCGGCCTCGAGCGACGACCCCGAGACGGCCGCGAACGGGAGCGGACGGGACGGCGAGACCGGAACGGGTACTGGGGACGTCCTCGCGGTCTTCCGCGACCGGCCGGCGCTCCCGCTGGTCTACCTGCTGTACTTCGGGGCGAACGCCCTGCTGTACGTGATCGTCGTCTACTATCCACAGCTGCTCTCCGGCATCGGCGTGACCTCGTCACTGCGGATCAGCCTCTATCTGGCCGCCAACGGCGCTGCGGGCGGCGTCTCGGCGATCGCCTACGACCGACTGCTTGGCTACGCCGACCGGTCGACGCTCGTCCTCGCGGCCCTCGGCCTCTGGGCCGGCGGGCTCGCGACCGCGACGGTCGTCGAGACCGCCGCTGGCGCGGCCCTCCCGGTGGTCCTGTTCGGACTCGGGATCGGACTGGTCTTCCCGTCGACGTTCGCGTGGGTCGAGGCCCTCGCGCCGCCGGACCGACAGGGACAGTTCAGTTCCTACATCGCCTCCTTCGGCTACACCGGGCAGTTCCTCTCGCCGGTCCTGTTCGGGACGCTCGCCCCCCTGGCGGGCGTCGAGGGTGTCTTCGCCGCCGCCGCAGCGACCGCCGGTATCGCCGCCGTCGGACTGGGGGCGAGCCGGTTCCGCGGCGCGGCGTCCTGA
- a CDS encoding HAD family hydrolase, protein MQYDAVLFDFDGVVVETPSRRRLAEALSRTYERLGRSGPATETVRELMAGDFDAVATRCRDLGIETDAFCARAAREMVRTQLESVERGLRSAYDDVAAVRSLEVPLGIVSDNHPTVVSTLLDRFGVRSPFETVRGCPLTPTGLARRKPDPTNIEAALADLEAESALYVGDRVVDVRAADNAGIDSALLSRPDADSVDAAVDPTYRLSSLAAVPSIVD, encoded by the coding sequence ATGCAATACGACGCGGTCCTGTTCGACTTCGATGGCGTCGTCGTCGAGACGCCCTCGCGCCGGCGACTGGCCGAGGCCCTGTCGCGGACGTACGAGCGGCTGGGCCGGTCGGGCCCGGCGACGGAGACGGTCCGCGAGTTGATGGCCGGCGACTTCGACGCGGTCGCCACGCGGTGTCGGGACCTCGGTATCGAGACCGACGCCTTCTGTGCGCGGGCGGCCCGCGAGATGGTTCGGACCCAGCTCGAGTCCGTCGAGCGGGGCCTGCGCTCGGCCTACGACGACGTCGCCGCGGTCCGATCGCTCGAGGTTCCGCTCGGGATCGTCAGCGACAACCATCCGACCGTCGTCTCGACGCTGCTCGACCGGTTCGGGGTCCGGTCGCCGTTCGAGACGGTTCGGGGCTGTCCGCTGACGCCAACCGGACTGGCTCGGCGCAAGCCCGATCCGACGAACATCGAGGCCGCGCTCGCCGACCTCGAGGCCGAGTCGGCGCTGTACGTCGGCGACAGGGTCGTCGACGTGCGGGCGGCCGACAACGCGGGGATCGATTCGGCGCTGCTCTCGCGGCCCGACGCGGACTCGGTGGACGCGGCCGTCGACCCGACCTATCGCCTCTCGTCGCTCGCGGCCGTGCCCTCGATCGTCGACTGA
- a CDS encoding DUF7342 family protein yields the protein MKEPDPELKASADEREERPDFDALTPPEAVARGDRTRDDFFDAALELDAPTTVGDVAERAGHGVDAAREYLEWFERIGIVRRVTESPATYERNREYLIWRRVQRLRERYDTAELVDSLEAETDRDEAFSEAFDAADPNEVSIAAHASATDRSVEDVWEDVSAWKTVRDRIALLERALATAPGDTADGRSAV from the coding sequence ATGAAAGAGCCGGATCCGGAACTGAAAGCGAGCGCGGACGAGCGCGAGGAGCGACCGGATTTCGACGCGCTGACGCCCCCCGAAGCGGTCGCTCGCGGCGATCGCACGCGCGACGATTTCTTCGATGCGGCCCTCGAGTTAGACGCCCCGACGACGGTCGGTGACGTCGCGGAACGCGCCGGCCACGGCGTGGACGCGGCCAGGGAGTATCTCGAGTGGTTCGAACGCATCGGGATCGTCAGGCGCGTTACCGAGTCGCCGGCGACGTACGAGCGAAATCGGGAGTACCTGATCTGGCGTCGCGTTCAGCGTCTCCGGGAGCGGTACGATACCGCCGAGTTGGTGGACTCACTCGAGGCGGAGACGGATCGCGACGAGGCGTTCAGCGAGGCGTTCGACGCCGCCGATCCGAACGAGGTTTCGATCGCGGCCCACGCGTCGGCGACGGACCGGTCCGTGGAGGACGTGTGGGAGGACGTTTCCGCGTGGAAGACGGTCCGCGATCGGATCGCCCTGCTCGAACGTGCGTTGGCGACCGCTCCCGGCGATACCGCCGACGGACGATCCGCCGTATGA
- the dnaK gene encoding molecular chaperone DnaK, which yields MASNKILGIDLGTTNSAFAVMEGGDPEIIVNSEGERTTPSVVAFSDDERLVGKPAKNQAVQNPEKTIQSIKRHIGEEDYTVEISEGSEDPSSSRTESGDDDEEYTPEEISAMILQKIKRDAEDYLGDEVEKAVITVPAYFSDRQRQATKDAGEIAGFEVERIINEPTAASMAYGLEDDQDQTVLVYDLGGGTFDVSILDLGGGVYEVVATNGDNDLGGDDWDEAIIDWLAEEFEAEHGIDLREDRQALQRLKDAAEEAKIELSSRKETEINLPFITATDDGPIHLEKSLTRAKFESLTSDLIERTVEPTEQALEDAGYEKDEIDEVLLVGGSTRMPQVGEKVEELTGKEPQKNVNPDEAVALGAAIQGGVLGGEVDDIVLLDVTPLSLGIEVKGGLFERLIEKNTTIPTEESKIFTTAADNQTTVQVRVFQGERELAEENELLGEFHLTGIPPAPAGTPQIEVTFSIDENGIVNVSAEDKGSGTTEEITIEGGAGLSDSEIEKMQREAEKHAEEDQQKRQRIEARNNAEATIQRAETLLEENDEQVDDDLRADIEAEIEDLEATIDDDEADADDIETATESLSEALQEIGKQVYQQEAGAGAAGAGGAAGGAAGAGGAGMGGMGGGPNPGPDAGAAGDEGEEFVDADFEDVDFEEDDEE from the coding sequence ATGGCGAGCAACAAGATTCTCGGAATCGACCTCGGCACGACGAACAGCGCGTTCGCGGTGATGGAAGGCGGCGATCCGGAGATCATCGTCAACTCCGAAGGCGAACGGACGACCCCTTCCGTCGTCGCCTTCTCCGACGACGAGCGACTCGTCGGGAAGCCGGCCAAGAACCAGGCCGTCCAGAACCCCGAAAAGACGATTCAGTCGATCAAGCGCCACATCGGCGAGGAGGACTACACCGTCGAGATCAGCGAGGGATCGGAAGATCCCTCGAGCAGCCGGACGGAGTCCGGTGACGACGACGAGGAGTACACGCCCGAAGAGATCTCGGCGATGATCCTCCAGAAGATCAAACGCGACGCCGAGGACTATCTGGGCGACGAAGTCGAGAAAGCCGTCATCACGGTCCCCGCCTACTTCTCGGACCGACAGCGCCAGGCGACCAAGGACGCCGGCGAGATCGCCGGCTTCGAGGTCGAGCGCATCATCAACGAGCCGACGGCCGCCTCGATGGCCTACGGCCTCGAGGACGACCAGGACCAGACCGTCCTCGTCTACGACCTCGGTGGGGGGACCTTCGACGTCTCGATTCTCGACCTCGGCGGCGGCGTCTACGAGGTCGTCGCGACCAACGGCGACAACGACCTCGGCGGCGACGACTGGGACGAGGCCATCATCGACTGGCTCGCCGAGGAGTTCGAGGCGGAACACGGGATCGACCTCCGCGAGGACCGTCAGGCCCTCCAGCGGCTCAAAGACGCAGCCGAGGAGGCCAAGATCGAACTCTCCTCGCGCAAGGAAACCGAGATCAACCTGCCGTTCATCACGGCGACCGACGACGGCCCGATCCACTTAGAGAAGTCGCTGACCCGCGCGAAGTTCGAGTCGCTGACCAGCGACCTCATCGAGCGGACCGTCGAACCGACCGAGCAGGCCCTCGAGGACGCCGGCTACGAGAAAGACGAGATCGACGAGGTGCTGCTCGTCGGCGGCTCGACCCGGATGCCCCAGGTTGGCGAGAAGGTCGAGGAGCTGACCGGCAAGGAGCCCCAGAAGAACGTCAACCCCGACGAGGCCGTCGCGCTGGGCGCGGCGATCCAGGGCGGCGTGCTGGGCGGCGAGGTCGACGACATCGTTCTGCTCGACGTCACCCCGCTCTCGCTGGGGATCGAGGTCAAGGGTGGTCTCTTCGAGCGACTCATCGAGAAGAACACGACGATCCCGACCGAGGAGTCGAAGATTTTCACCACCGCGGCCGACAACCAGACCACGGTCCAGGTCCGGGTCTTCCAGGGCGAGCGCGAACTGGCCGAGGAGAACGAACTGCTCGGCGAGTTCCACCTGACCGGCATCCCGCCGGCACCCGCCGGAACGCCCCAGATCGAGGTCACCTTCTCCATCGACGAGAACGGTATCGTCAACGTCTCCGCCGAGGACAAAGGCAGCGGCACCACCGAGGAGATCACCATCGAGGGCGGTGCCGGCCTCTCCGACTCCGAGATCGAGAAGATGCAGCGCGAAGCCGAGAAACACGCCGAAGAGGACCAGCAAAAGCGCCAGCGGATCGAAGCCCGGAACAACGCCGAGGCGACGATCCAGCGCGCCGAGACGCTGCTCGAGGAGAACGACGAGCAGGTCGACGACGACCTCCGCGCCGACATCGAGGCCGAGATCGAGGACCTCGAGGCGACGATCGACGACGACGAGGCCGACGCCGACGACATCGAGACCGCGACCGAGAGCCTGAGCGAGGCGCTGCAGGAGATCGGCAAGCAGGTCTACCAGCAGGAAGCCGGTGCGGGCGCTGCCGGCGCTGGCGGTGCGGCCGGCGGCGCAGCGGGTGCCGGCGGTGCCGGAATGGGCGGCATGGGCGGCGGCCCCAACCCCGGCCCCGATGCGGGCGCTGCCGGTGACGAGGGTGAGGAGTTCGTCGACGCCGACTTCGAGGACGTCGACTTCGAGGAAGACGACGAGGAGTAA
- a CDS encoding ubiquitin-like small modifier protein 1 has product MQLECVFFGPFRDAVGEKTVSYETEAETVGDLLADLEAAFPGLQGELVADDGAGLAGDTVVTKAGRNVVHLEGLETELEPDAVIRLVPSVYGG; this is encoded by the coding sequence ATGCAACTCGAGTGCGTTTTCTTCGGCCCCTTTCGCGACGCGGTCGGCGAGAAGACCGTCAGCTACGAGACGGAGGCCGAGACCGTCGGCGATCTTCTGGCCGACCTCGAGGCGGCGTTTCCGGGCCTTCAGGGGGAACTCGTCGCCGACGACGGGGCGGGGCTGGCCGGGGACACGGTCGTCACGAAAGCGGGGCGCAACGTCGTCCACCTCGAGGGGCTCGAGACCGAACTCGAGCCCGACGCGGTGATCCGGCTGGTGCCGTCGGTGTACGGCGGCTGA
- a CDS encoding DJ-1/PfpI family protein, whose product MTSKRILLLAGDFVEDYEVMVPHQALQMVGYEVHAVCPEKEAGDTCPTAVHDFEGDQTYTEKPGHQFELTHDFDAVEPSEYDALVVPGGRAPEYLRTYDAVLEITRHFFEEDKPVAALCHGLQILAAADVLEGRTCTGYPALEADVRGAGAEWTNEVTRDGNLVTGQAWPDHPQWLAEFLEVLGTDVDHAEPAAADD is encoded by the coding sequence ATGACTAGCAAACGAATCCTGCTCCTCGCGGGCGACTTCGTCGAGGACTACGAGGTAATGGTCCCGCATCAGGCACTGCAGATGGTCGGCTACGAGGTACACGCCGTCTGCCCGGAAAAGGAGGCCGGCGACACCTGTCCGACCGCCGTCCACGACTTCGAGGGTGACCAAACCTACACCGAGAAGCCGGGCCACCAGTTCGAACTGACCCACGACTTCGACGCGGTCGAGCCGTCCGAGTACGACGCGCTGGTCGTCCCCGGCGGGCGCGCGCCCGAGTACCTCCGAACCTACGACGCGGTCCTCGAGATCACCCGGCACTTCTTCGAGGAGGACAAACCCGTCGCGGCGCTGTGTCACGGCCTCCAGATCCTCGCCGCGGCGGACGTCCTCGAGGGCCGGACCTGTACCGGGTATCCGGCGCTCGAGGCCGACGTCCGCGGCGCCGGCGCGGAGTGGACGAATGAGGTGACCCGCGACGGGAACCTCGTGACGGGACAGGCCTGGCCGGACCACCCCCAGTGGCTCGCCGAGTTCCTCGAGGTCCTCGGGACCGACGTGGATCACGCCGAGCCGGCGGCCGCCGACGACTGA
- the dnaJ gene encoding molecular chaperone DnaJ, producing MSEDFYDVLGVSPDASTEEIKQAYRTKATEYHPDVSDDPDAEEKFKKIQKAKQVLTDEEKREAYDQMGHERYEQAEKHGFDASESGGAGGMGGGPFGGGMGGGGMGGMGGGGGGLGDLFEQVFGGGGGGRGRRRPRKGRDLRTELEIDLEEAYEGAEKQFSLERPEECDVCEGEGHPPEADAETCPECQGRGQVTQVQQTPLGRVQQTTACPRCEGEGTLYSETCDECRGEGYVRTEATLTVEVPAGIQEGQTLRMEGEGAPSPEGGPRGDLLIDVSIRDHEEFEREGDDLRYRLPISFPQATFGDTVEVPTLEGGAEFEIPKGTQSGETFRLEGKGMPRLRGRGQGDLYVKVQVVTPESLNEDQREALEEFAEAGGDEIEVKEGFFEKIKRAF from the coding sequence ATGAGCGAGGACTTCTACGACGTACTCGGCGTGAGCCCCGACGCCTCTACCGAGGAGATCAAGCAGGCGTATCGGACGAAGGCCACCGAGTACCACCCCGACGTCAGCGACGACCCCGACGCCGAGGAGAAGTTCAAGAAAATCCAGAAGGCAAAGCAGGTCCTGACCGACGAGGAGAAGCGCGAGGCCTACGACCAGATGGGCCACGAGCGCTACGAGCAGGCCGAGAAACACGGCTTCGACGCCAGCGAGTCCGGCGGCGCGGGCGGCATGGGCGGCGGCCCGTTCGGCGGCGGCATGGGTGGTGGCGGTATGGGCGGCATGGGCGGCGGTGGCGGCGGCCTCGGCGACCTCTTCGAACAGGTCTTCGGCGGCGGTGGCGGCGGCCGCGGTCGCCGTCGCCCCCGCAAGGGCCGCGACCTGCGGACCGAACTCGAGATCGACCTCGAAGAGGCCTACGAGGGCGCGGAAAAGCAGTTCTCGCTCGAGCGGCCCGAGGAGTGTGACGTCTGCGAGGGCGAGGGCCACCCGCCGGAGGCCGACGCCGAGACCTGTCCGGAGTGTCAGGGCCGCGGGCAGGTGACGCAGGTTCAGCAGACGCCGCTCGGTAGGGTCCAGCAGACGACGGCCTGTCCCCGCTGTGAGGGCGAGGGGACGCTGTACTCCGAGACCTGCGACGAGTGTCGCGGCGAGGGCTACGTCCGCACCGAGGCGACGCTGACCGTCGAGGTCCCGGCCGGCATTCAGGAGGGCCAGACGCTGCGGATGGAAGGCGAGGGCGCACCCAGTCCCGAGGGCGGCCCCCGCGGCGACCTGCTGATCGACGTCTCGATCCGCGACCACGAGGAGTTCGAACGCGAGGGCGACGACCTGCGTTACCGGCTGCCGATCTCGTTCCCGCAGGCCACGTTCGGCGACACCGTCGAGGTCCCCACCCTCGAGGGCGGCGCGGAGTTCGAGATCCCCAAGGGGACCCAGAGCGGCGAGACCTTCCGCCTCGAGGGCAAGGGAATGCCCCGACTGCGCGGCCGCGGGCAGGGCGACCTCTACGTCAAGGTGCAGGTCGTCACCCCCGAGAGCTTAAACGAGGACCAGCGCGAGGCCCTCGAGGAGTTCGCGGAGGCCGGCGGCGACGAGATCGAGGTCAAGGAAGGCTTCTTCGAGAAGATCAAGCGGGCGTTCTGA
- a CDS encoding sensor domain-containing protein, producing the protein MARSARAGADRSVISTVLGVIADRQAYKNLCYVVLAGPLGMAYYAFVTMGLVVGAVLSPVGIGLVVLFVTLLLARLAAGVERWLANALLGLELRTDDTDIASGRGVRARIGTSLEASSTWRGLGFLMVRFPLGVIAVVLLIPLSTALSLVSAPLRYPYAPELVTVNDEPITWPIETLPEAVLAAAVAVAIGVLVLHLSNAFAYVARQMATALLDDPASEPGGGRT; encoded by the coding sequence ATGGCGAGGTCAGCACGTGCGGGTGCAGATCGGTCCGTAATCAGTACCGTTCTCGGGGTCATCGCCGATCGACAGGCGTACAAGAACCTGTGTTACGTGGTCCTCGCGGGACCGCTCGGGATGGCGTACTACGCGTTCGTCACGATGGGGCTCGTGGTCGGCGCGGTCCTCTCGCCGGTCGGGATCGGGCTCGTCGTCCTGTTCGTGACGCTTCTCCTCGCTCGGCTCGCCGCGGGCGTCGAGCGGTGGCTCGCGAACGCGCTGCTGGGCCTCGAGTTGCGGACTGACGACACCGACATCGCGTCGGGACGCGGCGTCCGGGCACGGATCGGGACGTCCCTCGAGGCGTCCTCGACCTGGCGCGGACTGGGATTTCTCATGGTCAGGTTCCCGCTCGGAGTCATCGCGGTCGTGTTGCTGATCCCACTGTCGACCGCCCTTTCATTGGTATCCGCGCCGCTGCGGTACCCGTACGCGCCCGAACTGGTGACCGTCAACGACGAGCCGATCACGTGGCCGATCGAAACGTTGCCGGAGGCCGTCCTCGCCGCCGCGGTGGCGGTGGCGATCGGCGTCCTCGTCCTCCACCTCTCGAACGCGTTCGCGTACGTGGCCCGGCAGATGGCGACGGCGCTGCTCGACGATCCGGCGTCCGAGCCCGGCGGCGGAAGGACGTAG
- a CDS encoding aldehyde ferredoxin oxidoreductase family protein produces MLHAKGPLLTVDVGERTARRTEIDELLADAIGGRAAATALAHERIPFDADPFGPENRVYVSTGPLQQSRMSFTGRMNMTGLSPLTDGLVSANAGGYLSRNFVGTGCSALEVVGESDELLAVHVTDSGVEFEPVPDLEGATVPETSDYMSERHDLGPEHCVAIGPAGENRVRFAAAMTFDSRAFGRGGLGAVLGAKNVKCVTFAGDAEPPVEIPDPPESEIHREAATADDRMRSQGTAGGTEFINDNFSLPTRYFREYEFEGAADIGGDAVEAKKYKKGACSACAYACKLPTRDEETGLETEGPEFETIYAFGSMQGVDDIVDVMQSNELCDTLGMDTISAGVTVAAYLESEDAFGDSDLAHEVTEKIARREGIGDLLAEGVDRAHDELGVENYTVKGMEFAAHDGRVLHGQGLSYAVANRGADHLYASMLALEYSGELDPQGTLGKAERLVEREDLAAFLDTGIVCVFGRDYATPDRLEALFDAEYEDLLEVGARAVELERHFNNRRGFDRADDDLPYEIPDLDEAIGEYYAARGWNDDGTVPTHAIESPPAPSAD; encoded by the coding sequence ATGCTCCACGCAAAAGGCCCGCTGCTCACCGTCGACGTGGGCGAGCGAACCGCACGCAGGACGGAAATCGACGAATTGCTCGCGGACGCGATCGGAGGTCGAGCGGCCGCGACGGCGCTTGCACACGAACGGATCCCCTTCGACGCCGATCCGTTCGGCCCGGAAAACAGGGTCTACGTGTCGACCGGCCCGCTCCAGCAGTCCCGAATGTCCTTTACCGGCCGAATGAACATGACCGGGCTCTCGCCGCTGACCGACGGCCTCGTCTCGGCCAACGCCGGGGGGTATCTCTCGCGGAACTTCGTCGGAACGGGGTGCAGCGCACTCGAGGTCGTCGGCGAGAGCGACGAACTGCTCGCCGTCCACGTCACGGACTCGGGCGTCGAGTTCGAGCCGGTGCCCGACCTCGAGGGGGCGACGGTCCCCGAGACCTCCGACTACATGAGCGAGCGCCACGATCTCGGCCCGGAACACTGCGTCGCGATCGGCCCGGCGGGGGAGAATCGGGTGCGCTTCGCCGCGGCGATGACCTTCGACTCGCGGGCCTTCGGCCGCGGCGGCCTCGGCGCGGTGCTGGGCGCGAAAAACGTCAAGTGCGTCACCTTCGCGGGCGACGCCGAGCCGCCGGTCGAGATCCCGGACCCGCCCGAGTCGGAGATCCACCGCGAGGCCGCGACGGCCGACGATCGGATGCGCAGTCAAGGCACCGCGGGCGGCACCGAGTTCATCAACGACAACTTCTCGCTGCCGACGCGGTACTTCCGGGAGTACGAGTTCGAGGGGGCCGCCGACATCGGCGGCGACGCCGTCGAGGCGAAGAAGTACAAGAAGGGGGCCTGTTCGGCCTGCGCCTACGCCTGCAAGCTCCCCACCCGCGACGAGGAGACCGGCCTCGAGACCGAGGGGCCGGAGTTCGAGACGATCTACGCCTTCGGCTCCATGCAGGGGGTCGACGATATCGTCGACGTCATGCAGTCGAACGAACTCTGTGACACGCTGGGGATGGACACCATCTCCGCGGGCGTCACGGTCGCGGCCTACCTCGAGAGCGAGGACGCGTTCGGCGATTCGGACCTCGCCCACGAGGTCACCGAAAAGATCGCCCGCCGCGAGGGGATCGGCGACCTGCTCGCGGAGGGCGTCGACCGCGCCCACGACGAGCTGGGGGTCGAGAACTACACCGTGAAGGGCATGGAGTTCGCCGCCCACGACGGCCGCGTCCTCCACGGGCAGGGGCTGTCCTACGCCGTCGCGAACCGCGGCGCCGACCACCTCTACGCCAGCATGCTCGCGCTGGAGTACAGCGGCGAACTCGACCCGCAGGGGACGCTCGGCAAGGCCGAGCGCCTCGTCGAGCGGGAGGATCTCGCCGCCTTCCTCGATACCGGTATCGTCTGCGTCTTCGGGCGCGACTACGCCACCCCCGACCGCCTCGAGGCGCTGTTCGACGCCGAGTACGAGGACTTGCTCGAGGTCGGAGCCCGGGCGGTAGAACTGGAACGTCACTTCAACAACCGGCGGGGGTTCGACCGGGCGGACGACGACCTCCCCTACGAGATCCCCGACCTCGACGAAGCGATCGGCGAGTACTACGCGGCGCGGGGCTGGAACGACGACGGAACGGTCCCGACCCACGCGATCGAGTCGCCGCCCGCGCCGTCGGCCGACTGA